The genomic stretch CTCCCGCACCTCTGCccaataagttataaatgtggcCGCAGTCATAGCTGCTAATTGTAGCCAATTATCTTCGCAAAGAATGAGCGTTGCGCATGCGCAAAGCAACTCCCTCTTTAGTCGCATTAAATAAGGAATTCCTTCAAATAGTTTATTCATGCAATAAATGCCTCCAAGAGAACAATAAGCAAATAACGCATTTCTACATTTGTTATGTTAACATATAATAAATCAGCAAAATtcaaagaaaacattaaaataattttataaTATATGCTTCATGATAGGTATGAGGCCTTAACCTACCTTTATCAACATTTTAAAGTTTGGTGCCATACATACATAAAAGCAGTCAATTATACAAACCAGTTTGTTTTCAGTAAAACTCTTGGACCATGCCCACTAACATAACTTTACTGAAGAATTGAAAATGTCCCCCAATGGAAGAAACATCAATCTGTTATTGTCAAATATTACAAAGAACACACTAGATTATGGCCATCATCTGAAGATGACTGGCCTATGGGGAACTGCATCACCAGGCAGCTGTTCTGATTGAATGTGGGGTAAGCTTTATATCATCTGGAGAAGTGTACCATTGTTAATCCAGGTCAATATAAAAATCCAAGATAACTTTGCTTAAGATGTCTGAAGGTCTTTCTTCAACTGTATTTATTGCCCTTTCTTCTGTGCTggttctgcttctccttcctccagagCTGTTGTCTGTGTTGCCTGGCTCCAGGACTAACACAGGTGTAGACAGAGGTGCAGCATCAGCCCTTTACCTGTGAAAGCACAGACCAAAGGGGTGTAATTATACTGGGATACATTCTGGAAGTAAAAGGAACCACTGCAACATTACTCAATCTGCATTTTTTTCAAAGGTAATGAGTAACGCAAACGGAGACTTTAAATTATGATAAACAAATTAAGATATTTTATGACACTTACCTGCTTGCCAGCTCTTTCTTCAGGCATGATCTAAAGGAAGTGATGCGCTCCATAGATTTATATCCCTAGAGAGATAGTTAATGGTAGGGAAGGAAATATAAGAACTATTAGGATGGGTGTGTcacagaaagagaaataaaatatattctAAAGACAGTAGAGGCACGCCTTCTTTGATGGAAAATACACTTTAGAATGTTAGTACTTTTATGATATATGAGTCAAAGTGTTAAGCTTGTAATTATGAACTCTGGACGGTAGTCTGGTATAACATtttaccactagagggcagtaaCCGACCATGGCAGTGACGATGAGCGTTTGCTCAGTCCACTAATCAcatacactcaccggccactttataaGGTCCACCTGTTCAGTTGCTTCTTAACAGAAATAGCTAATCGGTCAGTCATATGGGAGCAACTCAGTGCTTTTAGGCATGTGGACTTCTTGAAAGCCAGCATCAGAatggggaagaaaggggatttaagTAACATTGAAGTAGCGTGGTTGCTGAGTAGCTGGTCTGAGGTGGTGACGGACAACCATCTCTAAAGTTTACAGAGAATGGtctaaaaaagaggaaatatccaGTCAGTTGTGTGGAGGAAACAAAGCTTTGTTGAGGTAGAAAGGCACCAGGAACTCTAATAACCAACCAAGGCGTGAACCATGTCACCAAGCTCTGATCacctcaaactggtttctggaacatgacaatgagttccctgtactccagtGGTCTCCATGgtcaccagatctcaatccaacGGGAGATTCGCATCATAGATGTGCAGCCGAcagatctgcagcagctgccgtcAGGTCAACATGGACCAAaatctctgaggaatgtttccaacagCTTGTTGAAGGTTTCTAGGAAGGATTAAGGCACTTCTGAAGGCAAATGCGGCTCCAACCTTTTACCAGCAGGGTAGACCTAATAAACACTGGTGAGTGTGTATCTATCCTTCATTTATACCTTATGCATTTTACCTTTACATTAGTCATAATGTAAAAAACTGAAACCTTCTGAAGAAATGTGTAGCACATCTATAGGGTTTGTTTGAATCATAGATTAATCTCCATATTTTTCCAGCTATTATCTTTTCTTACCCTGGCTCCCCTGTGCAGGCGGTCTTTCATTATTCCAATGAACTCCTTGTAGGAGAGCTGGTCATCGTGATCAACATCAAAGATTTTGAATATGGTGTGAACAAGGTGACGCGTCAGCTGCTGCCCCGTGGCCACGTACACCGCTCTCGCAAACTCATCtgtgagcagcaacaggaaaagcCTGTTAGTTATTTAAATTTGCAGCCATTGCTGGGAGTCCTCAAATACGACCATTAGGTTCCTCTGACTTTGACTCTCACCTTGGCCAATGGAGCGAGAGGCAAAATTGTACATCTGCATGGCGATGGCAAAGTCCTCAAGGTTGTTGAGAAACTGGAAGAAGGATCTAAACTCATCAAAGGTGATGCCCTGAAAcgtcacaaaacacacatgtcaGGTAATAAAGTGTCCCTAAAATCAGAGCTGAATAAGGGAAAAGCACCATGACCATTCGTGGAGGCATAAATACTAATGATGAATATGTAAGCAAAACATAACTGATTCTAAAAGGCGTCCAAACTACCaacgcagctcctccacacacacttctcttcaTTCTCCACTGTGGTTGCTCTTTGCTGTAGTAAATGGACTTCTGTGCTACCTATCTGAATAACTTAATGAAGGAACTCATGATGTTGTTTGGACCATTTTTATCGTTATTGATGAAAAATCCAGCTCCGAGCAACGTTGGCGGAATTTTCCAACTACATTTGAGGCTCTTCTCACCCCCGAAATCCTTTCCCCCCCTAATTATAGCATGAAATTCCTCAGCATCGGACAAGAGATTCAACAATACTAATGATAAAGCATCAAGTAACATTACGTTTTCACAGCTACCTTCTCATCGGGTATACAGTGGCGGACGTTCTCCAGGTAGGCGCTGATGTTTTCCACATTGGTGAAGCGCAACAAAATTTTGGCAAAGTCTTCTTCGCTGATGGTGGTCATCCCCTTGGAGTAGGTTAGAAATTCAATTTCCAACACCTCTGTCTGGAGGTTATccataaatctaaaaaaaagatGCAGGGACAAAGAGTAAACATGAACAAGTTCTTCCTGTTTTGAGTGGCCACATCTGCAGCGGAAAACTAAGCTATGAACTACCAGGGTTGTTCTAAGGGTAAATACGCACGTGTAGACGAAACTTCACACAAAACTAACCAGGTAAATAAGAAAAGAGCCAAGTAGAGCTGCAGTAATATGTTCCTGTACCTGTAGAAATCATCAAATGTAAGTTCAGCCTTTCCCTTTTTCCCAAAGAAGTGGACCAGGAGGGTGGTGTCGATGGTGATACTGTCATCAGCTCGCTGCGAACCATCAGAGGGGAAAAAGGGGTGAAATGGTGATGAACCAACATGCCACAAGTAATGTTAAATGAGAAGCATTTGGATGTAACATTGTTGATATTCAAAAAGagccagcaggaagcagctttgGACCGGAGGTGAGCAGAACATGGGCATGAAAAGCAACAACCAGAAGAATAATCCAAGACAAAAAAGGTGGCTGTTACTAACAACAACAGTCCAGGCAGCAAGGTGGTTTCAGGTCAACCATGCAAATGCAGACAGAAGATTATAATTTAACAGcatgtaaaaaggaaacaaggaaAATAGTTAAGTGGAGAAatatctgtttgtttgtttgtttgtttgtttccccaGTGTGTTTTAATTCAGACCACAATAGAATCCGTCTCTTTGCTGCTGCCAAGACCGTGATGCTGCAgcaacataaaacacacaccgaGATACAAGAAGTGCTGAGCttgcaacacacactctctcacacacgcacgcacacgcacacacacacacacacacacacgcacacacacacgcacacagtgaAAAACAAAGTCATGCAAATATTCAGTGCGCTGCAGGTGGGATGGTTTGAATATGGCTGACGATGTgttgagcaggaccagcagcGGGTGGAGAACAAAGGAGACGGACAGAAGTGAATACGGTTCAAGATTAAGTCGCCGACCATACGCAGACGCGTTAAAGCCGCCGTGTCTCATGCATTTCTGTAGCGGTGCTACAATGACGGAACCTCGTCATCAACAGCAGCCCGGAAACAAAACACATCCTGCCAAAAGAATGCATAGAATGCGAGTACCACCTTTTTCTGTCAACGAACGTAGACCAAAATCTCATTTTCACACAAGTTTGAGCTACTTGTTTTGCCCTCGAAGGACTACTACTGAAAGGTCTTTCAAAGTTTCAAAATCTTTGCTTCTAGGCAAAAACTATGCTTCTCTCGTTATTCACGTTAAAAACAACAGCTAAGTGACATTTAATCAATCTTGTATGTGTGTTAACGTGCgtatttcttccttttttttgtctgttttcactCTCAGAAAAAGGTGACAGTGTTTTCAGGCAGTTCCATGAAAAACTCAGCCAACGTTAGGCCAGGAGAAGGAGCACTTCTGCCATTTCCATCAacatcattagcatcattatCATCAGCGATCGTCACCACGATGCCGTTCGTGGTTCTACCTCGAGAGTAAAATCCTAAAATTCGTtgacaaggaaaaaaaaaagcatcacaaAAATGACAGGTTTAAAAAAGATGTTTAAGTTCACACAGATTCACATGTCTGACAGAGACGCTGCGCTGGTTGGTGTGACGTAAGTTGCAAGATGAAACAAAAAGAGATTCACACATAACAGAAAGGACTTTACTTGAATTTCGAACAATACCAGCCAATACGTGGACGAATGTGGCGTTAGTATGATCAACGGCTCATCGACCCCATGATGATGTCATGGTTGCCACACCTGGTCCATGCATGTGTTTGTAtgtccatctgtgtgtgagcTGCAACAGACTTTGATCATGAGGCTGGAGGCAGAAACAGTAATTACTGGTGTAAACACTAAATAGTCTTCCTCACCCTTCCTATCTGTGAGTGATGCCTCGCTGTCAGCCTTTTGTCATCCAGTGGAGGGAGGCCAGCATGGGGCTGATGTGATGACGTCTGCTAGTGAGAAGCATTTGCTGCTGTCTCACCTGGACAAGATGAAGGCATGTATGTCTCCAGCTTGGACTggagatggattttttttccctttacatGCTTTTTAAAAGAGGCCAAACCTCTACCAGAGCTTTAGGAGAGTGAACAGGGGGCCGAGACTGAAGGGATGAAGGGAATGTGATGGGCCGAGGCAGTTAACTGCAGCAGCAAGGCTTTGGTATTTGAGCTCCATCTGCAATGTAAAGACAAGCTTTGTCTCTTAAAAGACTGCAATAAAGTTTAAAATAGACTGACAGGAAGAATGGACAGTGAGATcagctcctttaaaaaaaaaaaaaaatctgtataaaAATGAGTTAGAACAGCAGCTGTAAACAGCTCGGAATAACTGCCGGCAGGTGTTGAAGTGAAGACAGCATTTGGGATGTACAGCTCCAGATCTACAGCGCTTCTTCTCTATGATCTTCTTTCCTTTATCCAACCCATGGCTCCTTTCCACTCCCTTATTCCTGATGTCCTTTCTCCAGTACCTCCTTGGCTTGACAAACACACAGGTGATTTGcgcttcccttccttccctccctgctTCTCAACCTGTCAGTCAGTCCCTCATTCTCTCCTCAAAGGCAAGGAGGACATAATAGTGGCTAATCTGTTGAGTAAACACatcttctccaaacacaacGGCTTCTTTAATGTGCTTCACCAACATCTTCCCTTCACACCCACTTTGTTCTTTGACATGTGTCGTCTTTGTTACCCGGGGTCTTCATTGAGCTTCACAGAAATGTGACtaaattcctttgtttttgcaaCTGCGTTTGTCTGCTCCCCCTTCTGTGAGTTATTATAAGCCACACTTTCTTTTTACATATTTCACGTTTCGCACTTGTAATCTTTGTCTGTCGGACATCCCAGCAGATGAAAGGCCGCTCCGTGTAAATACAAGGTCAGTCCCATCAGGCTCCACTGTCATTAGCTCCACTTGGGTTTCCGCTGCCACCACATTGCCAACCCTGTCATTAGTCAACTAGCACTGTTAGCTGTCATTAACTGTGACCAGCGGTTTCACTGGGCGTCCTTTTAGGCGTCCTGGACGGGTTATTTGCAACAGTTGCACACTGGAATAAAAGTAAAGAGTCACTTTGTGGAAAACAAAACCTCATTCGGAAGATGATAAGGCAGTTGCCTATTTTGCATGTTTCATGACCTCTAGGTTCTTGGCTGTAATTCAGCTACTTTAATAATATTAAGGCGCCCCGGGACTCAAACATATTGTAACCAATGTTAAGTTCGGTACGTTACTGTATCTGTTTGCAGCCTCGCATCCTGACTGACCAACCATCTATAGCTGCATCTCATCACAGATTGCTAATCTTGGAAATACAAGTTATTTATGACTCCATCTTAGATCAAAATACAGTCTTGATTTAGTCTGAATCATTCCTCAGATGTTGCAAAGGCTTTGTTGTTTGAAATTCATGGcagcatgtaaaaaaaacaaacagatttttttgttattgtctTGCTGTCATTGAATGAATGCTATTCAATATGCGTTATGCACCAACAATGACACAACATCAAAGCTCACGACACAGATAACAAGGCCCAGATATACACTGAAAAGCTCAATGAGGACACCGAGCGTGAGGTGGGACGACAAAATAAGTATACATTCATCTACAGCTACAATTAAAAATCCTGTGTCAAAGCAGCTACGCCAGTTTTAAAAAGCAGGTATGTGAAATAAACTCTGATGAGTCCATCAGGAATAAGTGAAGGAGACAATGGCACGGGCACTTCAAAGGTTTGGTAGGTGCTGAGCTATTCTTAGAAATACCTTTCAGAAgcttttaaatatatttcacCGAGGAAAAGGAAAGGCAGGAATATCAGCATCAAACCAACTCAGAATAAATGAGGCAATCAAAGTGATCTTAAAATAATCTATTATTGACCAATATATTTAGCTTGTTCTTGTCATTTCAGAATAAGAAATTACTTTTATGGGACATTGCTTAGGAGATGTAAACAGTTATTCTGGTCTAGATTGATACCGCTACGTTATTCTTAATGTGTGGAGCGTCAACACTAAGTGGGAGATTGAACACTGACTACACACAACTGAGGAGGACGACGAAAGGACAACACAGAGATGTAAGGATGGACATGTGTACCTCCGCCAGGTCTGAAAAGAGGACTTGACTGGCGCTTCGCCTCAGAACGTCCCAGTAACTCCTCGCCACAAACTCCTGATTGTCTTTTTTAAGCACCTGTAGGAGTGGTCAAGCAGGcccagggtcagttcacctcCAGTTCAGCAGTAACGTTCCATCCATTGCCATAATAGAGGAACATCTCTTGTTTATCACATCTTCTTGTATGGGGTCAGTAACATGCAGCAGAAATAGTACAAACTCCAGTGGGAAGCTGCACCATCTAGTCTGTGTGCTATAATATTGGGTCACTGGCTCTAAGCTAACTGGATCATGATGAAATACTGTTATTAAATAGCTGCAACAACTAAATACGGTATCCTAAATAAAATACATGGTACTAGACACAATTTCCTGTTTGAGTTGATCTAAGATGCATTACAGATGGACAATAGAGAACCCTGTATTGAATTCAAAGGTGAGTCAGAACCAAAAGagtaaaaaataaacccaaaaaacaTGTAATGGGTTTAATGGTTCATTTGCATTCCAGTATGACTTCACTATGATtaatctctctctttcttcctgacCTGACTGATAATCCTGCAGCTGAACACACTGCTGTCAAGTGTGAcaggttggttagggtcaggttggTTCTGCTGGGGTGTTCTCTGCTTTATAACAGGCAGCCACGGGGCTGCGCTCCTGACCACCCACCTTGTGTCTCTCCAGGGAGAACACAGCATTTTAACATGAGCCCACACTGCTCTGACTTAACTTCACAATGACAATGCAGCTATCCATCACAACTTTGAAAGAactcccagtgtgtgtgtgtgtgtgtgtgtgtgtttcctacAAATATCAGAAATGTTGTTACATACTGTAATACATCTCCCATTTAAATAATCACTAATGTTCATGAAAAAATCTTCTCTCTGAGGGGGGTAAATGGGGCCGGTTCGCATTCCCTGAGACAATAGAAGCTGATTTCTCTCTTTAGCCAACACTCCCTGcagtaaagaaaacaacaaaaaacctctTGCTTTGCATAAAAAACCAATTAGGCCTCTGACATGAACAACctaacacacacatctgtaaaCAGCCTCAAATGGATAGTGTGTGATTGTGTTAGGAGCTTTAGAGTGCCTCCAGTCATTCTAAATTATATCAGTCTCTCTTTGTAAGAGTTCATCTCTCCTGACCCCTAAATCTATTACTACCCCTCTGCCATCCCTCTGTCCATTCAAGGCACACTCAGGAATCATCCCTCGATCAATCCCTGGGCAGACCTGACAGATGGACAccctgtcttcctctctgcctctcattctttctctccatctatcCTTTCATGGGGTCGACTGTGGACATTTTCCTGACAATGCAGTATCAGGTGGACTGGGTCGGGGTGAAGGGTTCTTCAAAGACCGGGTCAGGAAACAAAAGTGGGCATTAAATGCACTCCTCCATCCAGACGGGTGGACAGGGAGGATATTTACCAAAGTGTTCAGTAAGCAGAGATCACAAGGTTCACTATATGAACAAACTCAAACTCATTACTTTCGGTCCTTTAAACCTTCTGTCAGTACAATGTTCTGGCATTCCCTGTAATGCATCATTATCTTTAAAAGATCATTAAACAAAGCTGTCAGAAAAGGCCTCATAAGCTCGTTCTCTCTTCATTGATTCACTAGTTTCTCTAAGTTAACTcgaaacaacagcagaaaaggCACTAAGGGATTTGGATACATACGCTGTTCATGGGGGCAACCTGATATCCATAGAGCTGCATACTCTAACATACAGAGACAGACATGAAGAAGAGAAAGGGAGGACAAAGCATGcagtcagagaggaagaggagagaaggcaAAAGACATGTTAGTACATGCGAGGAAAGAGGCCGTCGGAACACTCAGCAGACGGATGTGCCATTTTCAACACATCTGTAAAGGTTGCAACAACACTGACACTGCAActgtgagaaagaaaaaaaatacttatATTTCCTcgacttttctttcttttattggaCTGAGTGGTTCTAAAAAACTATATTTGGTGAAACGCTAGCAGCGGGACATGAATGG from Takifugu flavidus isolate HTHZ2018 chromosome 6, ASM371156v2, whole genome shotgun sequence encodes the following:
- the micu3a gene encoding calcium uptake protein 3, mitochondrial isoform X1, producing MAAFRRVAALAVKINLRSPAKSQFLGGEKARRCVAAGMFVAAGGVAALYLYNGMTSGRERRRQSINGLLQSIPAVEAKEKDRLSDFEDGDVKMSSHEHRFRMFTSVEYEGQLYMTPQNFIESVTMSEPRNKKPWRSLTKQELEKILTDTPPVWRGSSKLFRNLRERGIISYTEYLFLLCILTKPHAGFKIAFNMFDADGNQMVDKREFLVLQEIFRKKNEKKNRKGDAEKSAQLSMQLYGYQVAPMNSVLKKDNQEFVARSYWDVLRRSASQVLFSDLAEDFTLERADDSITIDTTLLVHFFGKKGKAELTFDDFYRFMDNLQTEVLEIEFLTYSKGMTTISEEDFAKILLRFTNVENISAYLENVRHCIPDEKGITFDEFRSFFQFLNNLEDFAIAMQMYNFASRSIGQDEFARAVYVATGQQLTRHLVHTIFKIFDVDHDDQLSYKEFIGIMKDRLHRGARGYKSMERITSFRSCLKKELASR
- the micu3a gene encoding calcium uptake protein 3, mitochondrial isoform X2 — its product is MAAFRRVAALAVKINLRSPAKSQFLGGEKARRCVAAGMFVAAGGVAALYLYNGMTSGRERRRQSINGLLQSIPAVEAKEKDRLSDFEDGDVKMSSHEHRFRMFTSVEYEGQLYMTPQNFIESVTMSEPRNKKPWRSLTKQELEKILTDTPPVWRGSSKLFRNLRERGIISYTEYLFLLCILTKPHAGFKIAFNMFDADGNQMVDKREFLVLQEIFRKKNEKKNRKGDAEKSAQLSMQLYGYQVAPMNSVLKKDNQEFVARSYWDVLRRSASQVLFSDLAERADDSITIDTTLLVHFFGKKGKAELTFDDFYRFMDNLQTEVLEIEFLTYSKGMTTISEEDFAKILLRFTNVENISAYLENVRHCIPDEKGITFDEFRSFFQFLNNLEDFAIAMQMYNFASRSIGQDEFARAVYVATGQQLTRHLVHTIFKIFDVDHDDQLSYKEFIGIMKDRLHRGARGYKSMERITSFRSCLKKELASR
- the micu3a gene encoding calcium uptake protein 3, mitochondrial isoform X4 — encoded protein: MSSHEHRFRMFTSVEYEGQLYMTPQNFIESVTMSEPRNKKPWRSLTKQELEKILTDTPPVWRGSSKLFRNLRERGIISYTEYLFLLCILTKPHAGFKIAFNMFDADGNQMVDKREFLVLQEIFRKKNEKKNRKGDAEKSAQLSMQLYGYQVAPMNSVLKKDNQEFVARSYWDVLRRSASQVLFSDLAEDFTLERADDSITIDTTLLVHFFGKKGKAELTFDDFYRFMDNLQTEVLEIEFLTYSKGMTTISEEDFAKILLRFTNVENISAYLENVRHCIPDEKGITFDEFRSFFQFLNNLEDFAIAMQMYNFASRSIGQDEFARAVYVATGQQLTRHLVHTIFKIFDVDHDDQLSYKEFIGIMKDRLHRGARGYKSMERITSFRSCLKKELASR